The following are from one region of the Nicotiana tomentosiformis chromosome 7, ASM39032v3, whole genome shotgun sequence genome:
- the LOC138896261 gene encoding uncharacterized protein: MVIAYTSRQLKVHEKNYHIHDIELAAIVHALKIWKHYLYGVLCEANVVADALSRMDVSMGSLAYISIGERSLDADVQTFANQFVRLDVSESSRIVACTVAQFSLYERIRERQYDDPHLLVLKDTV; encoded by the exons ATGGTGATTGCATATacttcgcggcagttgaaagttcatgagaagaattaccatattCATGACATAgaattagcagccattgttcatgcgctgaagatttggaagcattacctttacggtgtcttgtgtgag gccaatgtggtggccgatgctttgagtagaatgGATGTGAGTATGGGAAGCCTTGCGTATATCTCGATTGGTGAGAGGTCATTAgatgcagatgttcagactttcgccaatcagtttgtgaggttagatgtttcagagtccaGTCGTATtgtagcttgcacagtcgctcagtTTTCCTTGTACGAGcgtatcagagagcgacaatatgatgatcctcatttgcttgtccttaaggacactgtgTGA
- the LOC138896262 gene encoding uncharacterized protein → MSSEALLRLDKFTKLFPVHFSGTPTEDSQDYLDRCHEVLRNMGIVESNGVDFAVFQMAGSAKRWWRDYVFARPANSLTLTWEQFSQLFLEKFNPITLREEYRRQFERLQHGSMTVTQYETRFIDLAHHAIIMLPTEKERVRRFIDGLTYTIRLQMAKETGSDIFF, encoded by the coding sequence atgtcttctgaggccttattgagattggacaaattcactaagctctttccagttcacttcagtggtacacctactGAGGACTCACAGGactatcttgaccgctgccatgaggtactgcggaacatgggaatagttgaaagcaacggggtcgattttgctgtgtttcagatggctggttccgccaagaggtggtggagagattatgtatttGCTAGACCAGCGAATTCGCttacacttacctgggagcagttctcacagctatttctggagaagtttaatCCTattacactgagagaggaataccgcaggcagtttgagcgcctCCAACatggtagtatgactgttacccagtatgagacccgatTTATAGACTTAGCACATCATGCCATCATCATGCTTCCTACTGAaaaggagagagtgaggagattcattgatggactcacttatactatcaggcttcagatggccaaagaGACAGGGAGTGATATTTTCTTCTAG